One Methylosinus sp. LW4 genomic region harbors:
- the rdgB gene encoding RdgB/HAM1 family non-canonical purine NTP pyrophosphatase codes for MTRRIEGRLVIATHNPGKLWELRQLLDPHGVDAVSAGELGVAEPEETETTFAGNALLKARASCAATGLPAFADDSGLCVDALDGAPGVYSARWGGDNRDFAAAIRRVERELNERGATAPFAAHFICALAIVWPDGHTEEFEGRVDGVLVFPPRGEKGFGYDPIFLPDGLDRTFGEMMSAEKHALPGDGSRALSHRARAFQALARACLA; via the coding sequence GTGACGCGCAGAATCGAAGGTCGTCTCGTCATCGCGACGCATAATCCCGGCAAGCTCTGGGAGCTGCGCCAGCTGCTCGATCCGCATGGCGTCGACGCCGTCTCCGCCGGCGAGCTCGGCGTTGCCGAGCCGGAGGAGACGGAGACGACCTTCGCCGGCAATGCGCTTTTGAAAGCGCGCGCCTCCTGCGCGGCGACCGGCCTGCCGGCCTTCGCCGACGACTCCGGTCTCTGCGTCGATGCGCTGGATGGCGCGCCGGGCGTCTATTCGGCGCGCTGGGGCGGCGATAATCGCGATTTCGCCGCCGCCATCCGCCGCGTCGAGCGCGAGCTGAATGAGCGCGGCGCGACGGCGCCTTTCGCCGCGCATTTCATCTGCGCGCTCGCCATCGTCTGGCCGGACGGCCATACGGAAGAGTTCGAGGGTCGCGTCGATGGCGTGCTGGTGTTTCCGCCGCGCGGCGAGAAGGGCTTCGGCTATGATCCGATCTTTCTGCCGGACGGATTGGATCGCACCTTCGGCGAGATGATGTCGGCCGAAAAGCACGCGCTGCCGGGCGACGGCTCGCGCGCGCTGTCGCATCGCGCTCGCGCCTTTCAGGCGCTGGCGCGCGCCTGCCTCGCCTGA
- a CDS encoding OmpA family protein: MTYFLSFYGIWLVSAFLVGALSGLASLRRADDDPSLLREGDFLLALTLCLGAILAKAALGRVALYLEGAFALYIAFLAGIGAVALWSGPIARDHIGWRVGAGVVAVIAILANSEAAVSLEDALGHRLGSLVQREGGDPLNFEVSGRDVFLPADASGHRALAERLASAAGVRTVWRVDSLSPEAAAQREEALAAVAAEQDAHRAAAAAWAEREQERVAAAAAARPPTVAAPPLPKKGRKEKLAEGRTAERSAPPAEPSPPPAALVWNSPNDPTLPAPEGPSLPAPATAEESSPCRTALAALAASEKIRFSAKSVALGAGAEKFLARLAGALKQCPDAALELRGHSDSVGSPEDKRDLSQRRARAVFDYLRRIGVSRERLTSAGVGDEQPIIAGDDPASRAENRRVEILLR, encoded by the coding sequence ATGACCTATTTCCTCAGCTTTTACGGAATTTGGCTCGTCAGCGCCTTTCTCGTCGGCGCCCTCTCCGGCCTCGCCAGCCTGCGCCGCGCGGACGACGACCCCTCTCTGCTGCGCGAGGGAGACTTTCTGCTCGCGTTGACGCTATGCCTCGGCGCCATTCTCGCGAAGGCCGCGCTCGGCCGCGTCGCGCTCTATCTCGAGGGCGCATTCGCGCTCTACATCGCCTTTCTGGCCGGGATCGGCGCTGTGGCGCTGTGGTCGGGGCCGATCGCGCGCGATCATATCGGCTGGCGCGTCGGCGCCGGCGTGGTCGCCGTCATCGCCATTCTCGCCAATAGCGAGGCGGCCGTGAGCCTCGAGGATGCGCTCGGGCATCGTCTCGGCTCGCTGGTGCAGCGGGAGGGCGGCGATCCTCTGAATTTCGAGGTCAGCGGCCGCGACGTCTTCTTGCCCGCCGACGCTTCCGGCCACAGGGCTCTGGCCGAGCGGCTGGCGAGCGCCGCCGGCGTGCGAACGGTCTGGCGCGTCGACTCCCTCTCGCCGGAGGCCGCCGCCCAGCGCGAGGAGGCGCTCGCCGCCGTCGCCGCCGAGCAGGACGCTCATCGCGCCGCCGCGGCCGCCTGGGCCGAGCGCGAGCAGGAGCGCGTCGCCGCCGCCGCGGCCGCGCGGCCCCCGACGGTCGCGGCGCCGCCTCTCCCCAAGAAAGGCCGCAAGGAGAAACTTGCCGAAGGCCGTACGGCCGAGCGCTCCGCGCCCCCCGCCGAGCCGTCTCCGCCGCCCGCCGCGCTGGTTTGGAACAGCCCCAATGACCCGACGCTGCCGGCGCCGGAAGGGCCGAGCCTGCCGGCGCCCGCGACCGCCGAGGAAAGCTCGCCCTGTCGCACGGCGCTGGCGGCGCTCGCAGCCTCGGAGAAAATCCGCTTCTCGGCCAAGAGCGTCGCGCTCGGCGCCGGAGCGGAGAAATTCCTCGCGCGTCTCGCCGGCGCGCTGAAGCAATGCCCGGATGCGGCGCTCGAGCTGCGCGGCCATTCGGACTCTGTCGGCTCGCCCGAGGACAAGCGCGATTTGTCGCAGCGCCGCGCTCGCGCGGTCTTCGACTATCTGCGCCGCATCGGCGTCTCCCGCGAGCGGCTGACCAGCGCCGGCGTCGGCGACGAGCAGCCCATCATTGCGGGCGACGATCCGGCGAGCCGGGCGGAGAATCGGCGGGTGGAGATTTTATTGCGCTGA
- the rph gene encoding ribonuclease PH translates to MRPSKRAPDEMRPVSFERGVARYAEGSCLVKFGNTHVLCAATLEDKPPPWLRGQGRGWVTAEYAMLPRATHTRTRRESTSGKPSGRTQEIQRLIGRSLRAVTNLPALGERQIVVDCDVIQADGGTRTASITGAWLALHDCFQWMRSRSIIKDNPLRDHVAAVSCGVCNGAPVIDLDYTEDSTAETDANFVITGSGGLVEVQATAEVAVFSEDNLGSMLTLARGGIEKLVQLQKAALA, encoded by the coding sequence ATGCGGCCGAGCAAACGCGCGCCAGACGAAATGCGTCCCGTCAGTTTCGAACGGGGCGTCGCCCGCTACGCCGAGGGCTCGTGCCTCGTCAAATTCGGCAACACGCATGTCCTATGCGCCGCGACGCTCGAGGACAAGCCGCCGCCGTGGCTGCGCGGGCAGGGGCGGGGCTGGGTGACGGCGGAATACGCCATGCTGCCGCGCGCCACCCATACGCGCACGCGCCGCGAGTCGACATCCGGCAAGCCCTCCGGCCGCACGCAGGAGATTCAGCGCCTCATCGGCCGCTCGCTGCGCGCCGTCACCAATTTGCCGGCGCTCGGCGAGCGTCAGATCGTCGTCGATTGCGACGTCATCCAGGCGGACGGCGGCACGCGCACGGCCTCCATCACCGGCGCCTGGCTGGCGCTGCATGATTGCTTCCAATGGATGCGCTCGCGCTCCATCATCAAGGACAATCCGTTGCGCGATCATGTCGCCGCCGTCTCCTGCGGCGTCTGCAACGGCGCTCCGGTGATCGATCTCGATTACACGGAGGACTCGACCGCCGAGACCGACGCCAATTTCGTCATCACCGGCTCGGGCGGGCTCGTCGAGGTGCAGGCGACGGCGGAAGTCGCCGTCTTCTCCGAGGACAATCTCGGCTCCATGCTGACGCTGGCGCGTGGCGGCATTGAGAAGCTCGTGCAATTGCAGAAGGCGGCGCTGGCGTGA
- a CDS encoding elongation factor G — MSETRTSGAARAEGARLIALVGPFQSGKTSLFECLLARCGAVQRQGLVRDGSTIGDASPEARAHAMSVECNIGRADYLGDRYTFVDCPGSVEFAHEQRRVLAVADAAIVVAESDPRKLPALQLALRAVEEARVPHFLFLNKIDSATGNLRDSLALLQSASRTPLLLRQIPLWNNGIAVGFIDLALERAYVYREHAPSEVVAMQDGDAVLEKEARYSMLERLADYDDTLMEELLSDIEPPRDQIFDDLAKELRFGHVAPVFIGSAERGAGVTRLLKALRHEAPSVAATRARLGVADSGPALAHVFRSIHTPHGGKLSLARVLRGSFSDGQTVIGSSGAEEKINGVSSLLGATATRQATAEAGETVAFGRLDGIAAGEALQDARAGAPPAPAPLAAPRPVYALALSVGDRKDEMRLAAALAKLIDEDPSLVFLHDQALGEMKLLGQGEMHIRVALERLATRFGVTVSTHAPAIGYKETIRHPVSVRGRHKKQSGGHGQFGDVVLEVAPRGRGEGFAFAERVHGGTVPKQYFSSVESGCRDALARGPLGFPVVDVEAVLVDGSYHSVDSSDMAFRTAARIGMIEALGRAEPVLLEPMLSVAIFAPSEAVSRATGIVSARRGQILGFGPRPGWEGWDELDALIPEAEIGDLIVELRSATSGAGFFEATFDHLTEVVGRQAHEVVAARSAASH, encoded by the coding sequence ATGAGTGAAACGAGAACGTCCGGCGCGGCGCGAGCCGAAGGCGCGCGACTGATCGCGCTTGTCGGCCCTTTTCAGAGCGGCAAGACCAGCCTCTTCGAATGCCTGCTCGCGCGCTGCGGCGCCGTGCAGCGGCAAGGGCTGGTGCGCGACGGCTCCACCATCGGCGACGCCTCGCCGGAAGCGCGCGCCCATGCGATGAGCGTCGAATGCAACATCGGCCGCGCCGATTATCTCGGCGATCGCTACACTTTCGTCGATTGTCCCGGCTCGGTCGAATTCGCGCATGAGCAACGCCGCGTCCTCGCCGTCGCCGACGCCGCCATCGTCGTCGCCGAATCCGATCCGCGCAAGCTGCCCGCCTTGCAGCTCGCGCTGCGCGCGGTGGAAGAGGCACGCGTACCGCATTTTCTGTTCCTCAACAAGATCGACTCCGCCACCGGCAATCTGCGCGACTCGCTCGCCCTGCTGCAATCGGCCTCGCGCACGCCGCTGCTGCTGCGGCAAATCCCGCTCTGGAACAATGGCATCGCCGTCGGCTTCATCGATCTCGCGCTGGAGCGCGCCTATGTCTATCGCGAGCACGCCCCCTCCGAGGTCGTCGCAATGCAAGATGGCGACGCCGTACTGGAGAAGGAAGCGCGCTATTCCATGCTGGAGCGGCTCGCCGATTACGACGACACGCTGATGGAGGAATTGCTCAGCGACATTGAGCCGCCGCGCGACCAGATTTTCGACGATCTCGCCAAGGAGCTGCGCTTCGGCCATGTCGCGCCCGTGTTCATCGGCTCGGCGGAGCGCGGCGCTGGCGTGACGCGGCTGCTGAAAGCCTTGCGCCACGAGGCGCCGAGCGTCGCCGCGACCAGAGCGCGGCTCGGCGTCGCCGATTCCGGCCCCGCCCTCGCCCATGTGTTCCGCTCCATCCATACGCCGCATGGCGGCAAGCTGTCGCTAGCGCGCGTGCTGCGCGGCTCCTTCTCGGACGGTCAGACGGTGATCGGCTCGTCCGGCGCGGAGGAGAAGATCAACGGCGTCTCCTCCCTGCTCGGCGCCACGGCGACGCGCCAGGCCACGGCCGAGGCGGGCGAGACCGTGGCTTTCGGCCGGCTCGACGGGATCGCCGCCGGCGAGGCGCTGCAGGACGCCCGCGCCGGCGCGCCGCCCGCCCCGGCGCCGCTGGCCGCGCCGCGCCCTGTCTATGCGCTGGCGCTGTCGGTCGGCGATCGCAAGGACGAGATGCGCCTCGCCGCCGCGCTCGCCAAGCTCATCGACGAGGACCCTTCGCTCGTCTTCCTGCATGACCAAGCGCTCGGCGAGATGAAGCTGCTCGGCCAGGGCGAGATGCATATTCGTGTCGCTTTGGAACGCCTCGCCACGCGCTTTGGCGTGACCGTCTCCACTCACGCTCCCGCCATCGGCTATAAGGAGACGATCCGCCATCCGGTGAGCGTGCGCGGCCGCCACAAGAAACAGTCCGGCGGCCATGGGCAATTCGGCGATGTGGTGCTGGAAGTGGCGCCGCGCGGACGCGGCGAAGGCTTCGCTTTCGCCGAGCGCGTCCATGGCGGCACTGTGCCAAAACAATACTTCTCTTCGGTCGAGTCCGGCTGCCGGGACGCTTTGGCGCGCGGACCGCTCGGTTTTCCCGTCGTCGATGTGGAGGCTGTGCTGGTCGACGGCTCCTATCATAGCGTCGATTCCTCCGACATGGCCTTCCGCACGGCGGCGCGCATCGGCATGATCGAGGCGCTGGGCCGAGCGGAGCCGGTTCTGCTCGAGCCCATGCTCTCCGTGGCGATATTCGCGCCGAGCGAGGCCGTCTCTCGCGCGACGGGCATTGTCTCGGCGCGGCGCGGACAGATATTGGGATTTGGGCCGCGCCCGGGATGGGAAGGCTGGGACGAGCTCGACGCGCTCATCCCGGAGGCGGAGATCGGCGATCTCATCGTCGAGCTGCGCTCGGCCACATCGGGCGCCGGATTCTTCGAGGCGACGTTCGATCATCTGACCGAGGTGGTCGGACGTCAGGCGCATGAGGTCGTCGCCGCGCGCAGCGCCGCCAGCCACTGA
- a CDS encoding DUF2332 domain-containing protein, producing the protein MTKRPPDEIADAFDFQAKACRHLASPFTAALCETLAAGLDERSAFGRRISSWGPRAKADALALRACGALHFLARSGKAPELAAAYPPHALDEARLAREIAHAIEAHDDFLAGFLDRPPQTNETGRSSVILGGALIVAAATGLPLETFEIGASAGLNLHFDRYGYDLRVGAFGDPAASLRLACDWRGAAPSLDAPLNIVSRAGCDVDPLDPGDAEHRARLLAYVWPDQDARLARMETALALAALHRERVARADAGDWLTARLVAPPLPKVARFVYHTVVWQYLPLETKRRATAALEAAGAAASHEAPLARLQMEADGDTRSAALTLTLWPGGESLALGRADFHGRWIEWSGAGSPRLA; encoded by the coding sequence ATGACGAAACGCCCGCCCGACGAGATCGCCGACGCCTTTGATTTCCAAGCGAAGGCGTGCCGCCATCTCGCCTCGCCCTTCACCGCCGCGCTCTGCGAGACGCTCGCCGCCGGGCTCGACGAGCGCAGCGCCTTCGGCCGCAGAATCTCCTCTTGGGGTCCGCGCGCCAAGGCCGATGCGCTAGCGCTGCGCGCTTGCGGCGCGCTGCATTTTCTGGCGCGATCGGGAAAAGCGCCGGAGCTCGCCGCCGCCTATCCGCCCCATGCGCTCGACGAAGCGCGGCTCGCGCGCGAGATCGCCCACGCGATAGAGGCCCATGATGATTTTTTGGCGGGCTTTCTCGATCGCCCGCCGCAGACCAATGAAACAGGGCGCTCCAGCGTCATTCTCGGCGGCGCGCTGATCGTCGCCGCGGCGACGGGCCTGCCGCTGGAGACGTTCGAGATCGGCGCCAGCGCCGGCCTCAATCTGCATTTCGATCGCTATGGATATGATCTGCGCGTCGGCGCTTTCGGCGATCCCGCCGCGTCTCTTCGCCTCGCCTGTGATTGGCGCGGCGCGGCGCCGTCGCTCGACGCGCCTCTGAATATCGTTTCGCGCGCCGGCTGCGACGTCGATCCGCTCGATCCCGGCGACGCCGAGCATCGCGCGCGGCTGCTCGCCTATGTCTGGCCGGATCAGGACGCACGTCTCGCGCGCATGGAGACAGCGCTCGCCCTCGCCGCTCTGCATCGCGAGCGCGTCGCGCGCGCCGACGCCGGCGATTGGCTCACGGCGCGGCTCGTCGCTCCGCCTCTCCCCAAGGTCGCGCGCTTCGTCTATCACACCGTCGTCTGGCAATATTTGCCGCTCGAGACCAAGCGCCGCGCCACGGCCGCTCTCGAGGCGGCGGGCGCCGCAGCGAGCCATGAGGCGCCGCTGGCGCGGCTGCAAATGGAAGCCGACGGAGATACGCGCTCCGCAGCTCTCACGCTGACGCTCTGGCCGGGCGGCGAGAGCCTTGCGCTCGGCCGCGCCGATTTCCACGGTCGCTGGATCGAGTGGAGCGGCGCCGGCTCGCCTCGCCTCGCTTAG
- a CDS encoding superoxide dismutase yields MTQNFHRRQFLGAAATTSVALAAGAARAEEQAAAAKRAAVVHQPKPMAFDPQRVEGMSEKILVSHYENNYIGAVKRLNAILDQLSGLDFDKAPGFQINGLKREELIAANSMILHEVYFAGLGASGKPGAALAAALDRDFGSFDRWRAEFVAMGKALGGGSGWVVLSYDKHGGRLVNSWANDHTQCLAGGDPIFVLDMFEHAYQMDLGAKAADYVKIVMAAAGWSNADRLFEKYSRT; encoded by the coding sequence GTGACGCAAAATTTTCATCGCAGACAGTTTCTGGGCGCGGCGGCGACGACCAGCGTCGCATTGGCCGCCGGCGCGGCGCGCGCCGAGGAGCAAGCCGCCGCGGCGAAGCGCGCCGCCGTCGTCCATCAGCCGAAGCCGATGGCCTTCGATCCTCAGCGCGTCGAAGGAATGTCGGAGAAGATTCTCGTCTCGCATTACGAAAATAATTACATCGGCGCGGTGAAGCGGTTGAACGCGATCCTCGATCAGCTCTCTGGCCTCGATTTCGACAAAGCCCCTGGATTTCAGATCAACGGGCTGAAGCGCGAAGAGCTGATCGCCGCCAACTCGATGATCCTGCACGAAGTCTATTTCGCCGGGCTCGGCGCTTCGGGCAAGCCGGGGGCGGCGCTCGCCGCGGCGCTCGATCGTGATTTCGGCTCCTTCGATCGCTGGCGCGCCGAATTCGTCGCCATGGGAAAGGCGCTCGGCGGCGGCTCCGGCTGGGTGGTTCTGTCCTATGACAAGCATGGCGGGCGGCTGGTCAACAGCTGGGCGAACGATCATACGCAATGTCTGGCGGGCGGCGATCCGATCTTCGTGCTCGACATGTTCGAGCATGCCTATCAGATGGATCTCGGCGCGAAAGCGGCCGATTACGTCAAGATCGTCATGGCGGCGGCCGGCTGGTCCAACGCCGATCGTCTCTTCGAGAAATACAGCAGAACCTGA